One window of the Triticum dicoccoides isolate Atlit2015 ecotype Zavitan chromosome 3B, WEW_v2.0, whole genome shotgun sequence genome contains the following:
- the LOC119279882 gene encoding transcription initiation factor IIB-like: MGDVANAMRYCPDCRRAVVVALDCASGDTVCSLCARVLGQRYVDQSSEWRTFLNQVGGVDGRSVGGAADHSPAHAGVTVAYPAAGDAHSKAAGDAGTHAGEGASLAPLPRMRGAAGAGTSRGGGGGAPRMRGAAGPVPDRALAESFHGIDDMAARLELTAAVKSRARDVLRKLENTRAFPRGGKCRNRQALYAACLHMACRAEGTPRTFKELASVTGDSATAGVKDIGRLVKVMKGHLRDEDGGQAGGQMMMIGAVARPGDYLRRFGSLLGMEDKEVSAALEAAQRLEKNLDVRHNPDSIAAAVMYMAIERAGVGRSIRDVSTATGVSEGTIREIYYKDLYQHANMLFGQ; this comes from the coding sequence ATGGGCGACGTCGCGAACGCCATGCGCTACTGCCCGGACTGCCGCCGCGCCGTCGTGGTGGCCCTCGACTGCGCCTCCGGCGACACCGTCTGCTCCCTGTGCGCGCGCGTCCTCGGCCAGCGCTACGTCGACCAGTCCTCCGAGTGGCGCACCTTCCTCAACCAGGTCGGGGGCGTCGACGGCCGCAGCGTCGGCGGCGCCGCCGACCATTCCCCCGCCCACGCCGGCGTCACCGTCGCCTACCCCGCCGCGGGCGACGCGCATTCCAAGGCGGCCGGCGACGCCGGGACGCACGCTGGGGAGGGCGCCTCCTTGGCACCACTGCCGAGGATGCGCGGCGCGGCCGGCGCCGGTActtcgcggggcggcggcggcggtgcaccGAGGATGCGCGGCGCGGCGGGGCCGGTGCCCGACAGGGCGCTCGCCGAGTCCTTCCACGGCATCGACGACATGGCGGCGCGGCTGGAGCTGACGGCGGCCGTCAAGAGCCGCGCCAGGGACGTGCTGAGGAAGCTGGAGAACACCAGGGCGTTCCCCAGGGGCGGCAAGTGCCGGAACCGGCAGGCGCTCTACGCGGCCTGCCTCCACATGGCGTGCCGCGCCGAGGGCACGCCGCGGACGTTCAAGGAGCTGGCGTCCGTGACGGGCGACAGCGCCACGGCGGGGGTCAAGGACATCGGGAGGCTCGTCAAGGTCATGAAGGGCCACCTCAGGGACGAGGACGGCGGGCAGGCGGGAGGGCAGATGATGATGATCGGCGCCGTGGCGCGGCCGGGCGACTACCTGCGCCGCTTCGGCTCGCTGCTCGGGATGGAGGACAAGGAGGTGAGCGCCGCGCTGGAGGCGGCGCAGAGGCTGGAGAAGAACCTGGACGTGCGGCACAACCCCgactccatcgccgccgccgtcaTGTACATGGCCATCGAGCGCGCCGGCGTCGGGAGATCCATCCGCGACGTGTCCACGGCCACCGGCGTCAGCGAGGGGACCATCAGGGAGATTTACTACAAGGACCTCTACCAGCACGCCAACATGCTGTTCGGCCAGTAA